The proteins below come from a single Roseiflexus sp. RS-1 genomic window:
- a CDS encoding DUF72 domain-containing protein, with product MTSTSDQPRFYLGCAVWAHPSWSGVLFPRNARSADYLRLYSRRLTTVEGNTTFYATPSAETVRRWADETPPSFRFCFKLPRDVSHQGPLMARMRETETFVQRMAPLGERLGPFFLQLPPGYTPRQIDDLAAWLQAWSPAIPLAVEVRHSDWYTPQEEAALMALLERHGVGRVLMDVRPLDLGPLPGADDDLRRARDNKPDVPLHPLRSASFTLIRYIGHPDVARNDPLLDEWAARLRTWIAEGTTVFFFMHCPVERESPLLCRALQRRLEGAPGVPPLPWDSATDDGEQLSLF from the coding sequence ATGACGTCCACCAGCGACCAACCACGGTTCTATCTCGGCTGCGCAGTCTGGGCGCACCCATCCTGGAGCGGTGTTCTCTTCCCCCGCAATGCGCGCAGCGCCGACTATCTGCGCCTCTACAGCCGACGCCTGACAACCGTTGAAGGCAATACCACCTTTTACGCCACGCCGTCTGCCGAAACGGTACGGCGATGGGCGGACGAAACACCGCCATCGTTCCGGTTCTGCTTCAAACTCCCGCGCGATGTCAGTCACCAGGGACCGCTGATGGCACGGATGCGCGAGACGGAGACGTTTGTCCAACGCATGGCGCCGCTCGGCGAGCGACTGGGACCGTTCTTCCTGCAACTTCCGCCAGGCTATACACCGCGCCAGATCGACGATCTCGCCGCATGGTTGCAGGCATGGTCTCCCGCGATCCCGCTGGCTGTCGAAGTGCGCCACAGCGACTGGTATACCCCACAGGAAGAAGCGGCGCTCATGGCGTTGCTGGAACGTCACGGCGTCGGGAGAGTGTTGATGGATGTGCGCCCGCTCGACCTGGGACCGTTGCCCGGCGCGGATGACGATCTGCGCCGCGCGCGTGACAACAAGCCGGATGTGCCGCTTCACCCGCTCCGAAGCGCATCGTTCACACTGATACGCTACATCGGCCATCCCGATGTGGCACGGAACGATCCGCTGCTCGACGAATGGGCAGCGCGATTGCGCACGTGGATCGCGGAAGGCACGACCGTTTTTTTCTTTATGCACTGTCCTGTAGAACGCGAGTCGCCACTCCTCTGTCGCGCGCTGCAACGCCGTCTTGAAGGCGCACCCGGCGTACCGCCGCTGCCGTGGGATAGCGCAACCGATGACGGCGAGCAACTGTCCCTGTTTTGA
- a CDS encoding ABC transporter substrate-binding protein → MQRVSRWITLLLLATALIACSGQQTAAPTPTNALQAPTSAPTIAPTAAPPAEPTAAPTVAAPSAPAANLTEGCVTDYDPEIDYFPEKVTLSDSVGWTIEYFNNYKVITVLNPWRNADVQFRYVLVQCGTPPPTETGDALVIEVPVNSIITMSTTHLPHLSELGVLDTLVGVDSFLYINNPDVRKKIEAGELVEIGGGGQVNVEQALDLQPDLIMTYGVGNPEYDAHPKLLEANLKVVLNSEYMETSPLGRAEWIKFTAAFFNREAKATEVYNTIVSRYKEIAAKARNVATRPTVFGDAPFQGTWYMPGGRSYVAQLLADAGADYLWADDTSTGSQPLSFEEVFERARNADFWLNPGSWKSLSEIKAADERLTGFAAFQNGNVFNNNKRLNENGGNDYWETGVTNPHLVLADLIKIFHPELLPDHELYFYQQLTP, encoded by the coding sequence ATGCAACGAGTATCCCGCTGGATAACTCTCTTGCTGCTGGCGACGGCGCTGATCGCGTGCAGCGGTCAGCAAACCGCAGCGCCAACACCAACAAATGCACTTCAGGCGCCGACGAGCGCGCCAACCATCGCACCAACCGCTGCACCACCGGCTGAACCCACAGCAGCGCCAACCGTTGCGGCGCCATCAGCGCCAGCTGCAAATCTGACCGAAGGATGCGTCACCGACTACGATCCAGAAATTGACTACTTCCCCGAAAAAGTCACCCTGAGCGATTCGGTTGGCTGGACAATCGAGTACTTCAACAACTACAAAGTCATTACCGTGCTCAACCCCTGGCGCAACGCCGATGTGCAGTTCCGCTACGTCCTGGTGCAATGCGGCACACCCCCGCCGACGGAGACGGGTGATGCGCTGGTGATCGAAGTTCCGGTGAACAGCATCATCACCATGTCCACCACGCATTTGCCGCATCTCAGCGAACTGGGCGTGCTCGATACACTGGTCGGCGTTGATAGTTTCCTGTACATCAACAACCCCGATGTGCGCAAGAAGATCGAAGCCGGCGAACTCGTCGAGATCGGCGGCGGCGGGCAGGTCAACGTCGAACAGGCGCTTGACCTGCAGCCAGACCTGATCATGACCTATGGCGTCGGCAATCCGGAATACGATGCTCACCCCAAATTGCTCGAAGCCAACCTGAAGGTCGTGCTGAACAGCGAGTACATGGAAACGTCGCCCCTGGGACGCGCCGAGTGGATCAAGTTCACGGCGGCATTCTTCAACCGGGAAGCAAAGGCGACTGAGGTCTACAACACGATTGTGAGCCGCTACAAGGAGATAGCCGCGAAAGCGCGCAACGTTGCAACCAGACCGACGGTGTTCGGCGATGCGCCGTTCCAGGGGACGTGGTATATGCCGGGGGGCAGAAGCTACGTCGCCCAACTGCTGGCTGACGCCGGCGCCGACTACCTCTGGGCGGATGACACCTCAACCGGGAGCCAGCCGCTGAGTTTTGAAGAGGTGTTCGAGCGTGCCCGCAATGCCGATTTCTGGCTGAATCCGGGTTCATGGAAGAGTCTGTCCGAAATCAAGGCGGCAGATGAGCGCCTCACCGGGTTCGCCGCCTTCCAGAACGGCAACGTCTTCAACAACAACAAGCGCCTCAACGAGAACGGCGGCAACGACTACTGGGAAACCGGCGTAACGAACCCGCACCTGGTGCTGGCGGACCTGATCAAGATTTTCCATCCGGAACTGTTGCCAGACCACGAGTTGTATTTCTACCAGCAACTGACACCATAG
- a CDS encoding (2Fe-2S) ferredoxin domain-containing protein codes for MNRYARHIFICTGRFCDPQGQAIHLYALLARLLGPLGRYENPCRVKRGTTPCLGVCSGGPIAVVYPDGIWYHHVDEGALERIVHEHLEQNRPVEEYIFHRLFTDETESR; via the coding sequence ATGAACCGGTATGCGCGCCACATCTTCATCTGCACCGGACGCTTCTGCGATCCGCAGGGGCAGGCTATCCATCTGTATGCGCTTCTGGCACGCCTGCTCGGTCCGCTGGGGCGCTATGAGAATCCGTGTCGGGTCAAACGGGGCACGACACCCTGCCTGGGTGTCTGCTCCGGTGGTCCAATCGCCGTTGTTTACCCCGATGGCATCTGGTACCACCACGTCGATGAAGGGGCGCTTGAACGGATTGTACACGAGCATCTGGAACAGAACAGACCCGTCGAGGAGTATATCTTTCACCGATTGTTTACCGACGAGACGGAGTCGCGCTGA
- a CDS encoding iron ABC transporter permease, with product MAQKRSITDTFREPVTPTPIASWPRLGLRPLALAAMCGVMILAFLLSLSFGSVRIPLEQVLTILLGGQAERASWTTIIYDFRLPKALTAALAGAALGVSGLQMQTLFRNPLADPFVLGVSSGASLGVALVVLSVGVANTTLLAVTGLIGNLSLAAAASIGAGAVLALVLTLAQRVQNSVTLLILGLMIGYIAGAIVSLLLYFSIAERIQAYIAWGFGSFGGVTWSRMHVLAPVVGIGLLLALILTKSLNALLLGEAYARSLGVDIRRARTGIVASSALLAGAVTAFCGPIAFLGIAIPHLCRALLRSADHRLLIPACILVGATTALLADLFAQAPGMSVVLPLNAITALIGAPTVIWILLRRGVERGTFGV from the coding sequence ATGGCACAGAAACGCAGCATAACAGACACGTTCCGGGAACCGGTCACGCCGACGCCGATTGCGTCCTGGCCCCGTCTGGGATTGCGTCCGCTGGCGTTGGCGGCGATGTGCGGCGTTATGATCCTGGCGTTCCTGCTCAGCCTGAGTTTCGGGTCGGTGCGCATCCCTCTGGAACAGGTGCTGACGATCCTGCTCGGCGGGCAGGCTGAGCGCGCCAGCTGGACAACCATCATCTACGATTTTCGCCTGCCGAAGGCGTTGACGGCAGCGCTGGCCGGCGCAGCGCTCGGCGTCAGCGGGTTGCAGATGCAGACCCTGTTCCGCAACCCGCTGGCAGATCCATTCGTGCTCGGCGTCAGTTCCGGCGCCAGCCTGGGAGTCGCGCTGGTGGTGTTGAGCGTCGGCGTCGCCAACACCACCCTGCTTGCAGTCACCGGTCTGATCGGCAATCTGAGTCTGGCAGCCGCCGCGAGCATTGGCGCCGGTGCAGTGCTGGCGCTGGTGCTGACGCTGGCGCAGCGGGTGCAGAACAGCGTGACGCTGCTTATTCTGGGATTGATGATCGGCTACATCGCCGGCGCGATTGTCAGCCTGTTGCTCTACTTCAGCATTGCGGAACGCATTCAGGCGTATATCGCGTGGGGTTTCGGCAGTTTTGGCGGGGTCACCTGGAGTCGGATGCACGTGCTTGCGCCCGTCGTGGGCATCGGGCTACTGCTGGCGCTCATCCTCACGAAATCGCTCAATGCGCTCCTGCTTGGCGAAGCATACGCCCGCAGCCTGGGGGTGGACATCCGACGGGCGCGGACCGGCATTGTCGCCAGCAGCGCCCTGCTCGCCGGGGCAGTGACAGCATTCTGCGGACCGATCGCCTTCCTCGGCATCGCCATTCCGCACCTCTGCCGGGCGCTGCTGCGCAGCGCCGATCACCGGCTGCTGATCCCCGCCTGCATTCTGGTCGGTGCGACGACTGCGCTGCTTGCAGACCTGTTCGCGCAGGCGCCGGGGATGAGTGTTGTGCTGCCGCTGAATGCCATCACTGCACTCATCGGCGCGCCGACGGTCATCTGGATCTTGCTGCGACGCGGTGTCGAAAGAGGAACATTTGGCGTATGA
- a CDS encoding ABC transporter ATP-binding protein, with product MSRAILATEHLSIGYAPRRGPRRIVASNLNLTLHAGEVVCLLGPNGVGKSTLLRTLVGMQPPLDGRVWLDGVDLSTLSAREIARRVSVVLTERVEVGQLTVYALVALGRHPHTDWTGRLTPHDEAIVRQALEAVNAVNLAGRLVHELSDGERQRVMVARALAQEPLVVVLDEPTAFLDLPRRVEIMRLLRRLAHETQRAMILSTHDLDLALRSADLLWLMAPGGGVHAGAPEDLVLGGAFEATFATEGISFDRHEGHFRIHPPTQRRIALMGDGVVREWTARALERAGYAAVTPDEPVELRITVTGDGYQPCWEVRRNGDAPQHVQTLRDLVALVRRIEG from the coding sequence ATGAGCAGAGCGATTCTTGCAACCGAACACCTGAGCATTGGCTATGCCCCTCGCCGTGGTCCACGACGGATCGTTGCCAGCAACCTGAACCTGACCCTCCACGCGGGTGAAGTCGTCTGCCTGTTGGGACCCAACGGCGTGGGAAAGTCAACCCTGCTGCGCACGCTGGTGGGGATGCAACCGCCACTGGATGGACGGGTATGGCTCGATGGCGTCGATCTCTCCACGCTGAGCGCTCGTGAGATCGCCCGCCGTGTGAGCGTGGTGCTGACCGAGCGCGTCGAGGTCGGGCAACTGACCGTCTACGCGCTGGTTGCCCTGGGGCGTCACCCGCATACCGACTGGACCGGACGCCTGACGCCGCATGATGAGGCGATCGTGCGGCAGGCGCTCGAGGCAGTCAATGCGGTCAACCTGGCGGGACGACTGGTGCACGAACTGAGCGACGGCGAACGGCAACGGGTGATGGTGGCGCGCGCCCTGGCGCAGGAACCGCTGGTCGTGGTGCTCGATGAGCCGACCGCCTTCCTTGACCTGCCGCGACGAGTCGAGATCATGCGCCTGCTGCGTCGCCTGGCGCACGAAACACAGCGGGCGATGATCCTTTCGACCCACGACCTCGACCTGGCGCTGCGCAGCGCTGATCTCCTCTGGCTCATGGCGCCTGGCGGCGGCGTGCATGCCGGCGCCCCGGAAGACCTGGTGCTCGGCGGAGCATTTGAGGCGACCTTCGCCACCGAAGGGATCAGTTTCGACCGCCATGAGGGGCACTTCCGCATCCATCCGCCAACCCAGCGTCGTATCGCGCTGATGGGCGATGGGGTGGTGCGCGAGTGGACTGCCCGCGCCCTCGAACGTGCTGGCTATGCAGCGGTCACCCCTGATGAGCCAGTCGAATTACGTATCACAGTCACCGGCGACGGGTATCAACCGTGTTGGGAAGTGCGGAGGAACGGCGACGCACCGCAGCACGTTCAGACGCTGCGCGATCTGGTCGCGCTGGTGCGTCGCATTGAGGGGTAG
- a CDS encoding DUF7676 family protein, whose translation MTAALEPRIVEEPGNGTLEIFPLEPKEETLVALMTEFFRDHWDKIHFGPLIQGSVFEIKATAPPTKIGMLDGYLTVDFGAWHFHICIGEHKGSKNKPVDPELARHRRTARAEFYRRLNPDGTVGSWGFRLFNGKDENQIYIFLPNPFLSDDMRFLKQPDWSRLALWDDLRQRYLGLPPDPRDRSGKTMFHG comes from the coding sequence ATGACTGCTGCGCTTGAGCCGCGGATCGTCGAAGAGCCTGGCAACGGAACACTCGAAATCTTTCCGCTGGAACCGAAAGAAGAGACCCTGGTCGCGCTGATGACCGAATTCTTCCGCGATCACTGGGACAAGATCCACTTCGGTCCGCTCATCCAGGGATCGGTGTTCGAGATCAAAGCCACAGCGCCGCCGACAAAGATCGGCATGCTCGATGGCTACCTGACCGTCGACTTTGGCGCGTGGCACTTCCACATCTGCATCGGCGAGCACAAAGGCAGCAAAAACAAGCCGGTCGATCCGGAACTCGCGCGCCACCGTCGCACCGCGCGCGCTGAGTTCTACCGTCGGCTCAACCCCGATGGCACAGTAGGGAGCTGGGGATTCCGCCTCTTCAATGGCAAAGACGAAAACCAGATCTACATCTTCCTGCCCAATCCATTTCTGTCAGACGATATGCGCTTCCTCAAGCAACCCGATTGGTCACGCCTGGCGCTGTGGGATGATCTGCGGCAGCGTTATCTGGGGTTGCCGCCCGATCCCAGAGACCGGAGCGGCAAGACGATGTTCCACGGTTGA
- a CDS encoding helical backbone metal receptor → MIVHDALGRRLDVKHPPQRIVSLVPSLTEWLFTIGLGARVVAVTDYCIEPAAALAGVPRIRGTKNPDRARIVALQPDLVIADQEENRARDVQALTAAGIPVYVTAIRSVADVPVQFEQLAAVLGASDQAAPGLAALRQALKATDRRPTRRIPTLTFIWRDPWMAVGAETYAGDLLERCGAENLGRRLPGRYPRAPLETFMRLQPEVILLPDEPYAFSQRDFDAFEVYHDVPAVRDGRVLLCDGMALTWPGLRALAALRDIAALIDPDTRGCDAPD, encoded by the coding sequence ATGATCGTTCATGATGCCCTTGGGCGTCGTCTCGACGTGAAACATCCGCCGCAGCGCATTGTGTCGCTTGTGCCAAGCCTGACCGAGTGGTTATTCACGATTGGTCTGGGTGCGCGCGTGGTTGCCGTGACCGACTACTGTATCGAACCGGCGGCGGCGCTTGCTGGCGTGCCACGCATTCGCGGCACGAAGAATCCTGACCGGGCGCGGATCGTTGCGCTGCAACCCGATCTGGTGATCGCCGATCAGGAAGAGAACCGTGCACGTGATGTGCAGGCATTGACCGCAGCCGGAATTCCGGTGTATGTCACCGCGATCCGCAGTGTTGCCGATGTACCGGTGCAGTTCGAGCAGCTTGCCGCCGTCCTGGGGGCGAGCGATCAGGCAGCGCCAGGTCTTGCGGCGTTGCGCCAGGCGCTGAAGGCGACGGATCGGCGCCCGACGCGACGGATTCCGACGCTCACCTTCATCTGGCGCGACCCGTGGATGGCAGTGGGCGCGGAGACTTATGCGGGCGATCTGCTGGAACGGTGCGGCGCGGAGAACCTGGGACGTCGCCTGCCGGGGCGATACCCGCGCGCTCCGCTGGAAACATTCATGCGCCTGCAGCCGGAGGTGATTCTGCTGCCGGATGAACCGTATGCGTTCAGCCAGCGTGATTTTGACGCATTTGAGGTATATCATGATGTTCCGGCAGTCCGTGATGGGCGTGTCCTGCTGTGCGACGGTATGGCGCTGACCTGGCCCGGTTTGCGCGCCCTTGCAGCGTTGCGCGACATTGCTGCCCTGATCGATCCTGACACACGCGGTTGCGATGCGCCGGATTGA
- a CDS encoding acyl-CoA thioesterase, with the protein MSAADRAETRMVFPVFPVDTNHYRTLFGGKAVAWIDQAAFICATRWCRRKVVTVRISEVNFHHPIREGSIVEVIARLVRTGRSSMQIAVDVWWEPMDYEERVLACQATCVLVALDDNNRPVAVPPLTETMS; encoded by the coding sequence ATGAGCGCCGCTGACCGTGCCGAAACGCGCATGGTTTTCCCGGTTTTTCCGGTCGATACCAACCACTACCGCACCCTGTTCGGCGGCAAGGCGGTTGCCTGGATCGATCAGGCAGCGTTCATCTGCGCGACGCGCTGGTGTCGGCGCAAGGTTGTGACGGTGCGGATCAGTGAAGTGAACTTTCACCATCCGATCCGTGAGGGGTCGATTGTCGAAGTGATCGCTCGTCTGGTGCGCACCGGACGGAGTTCGATGCAGATCGCGGTGGATGTCTGGTGGGAACCGATGGATTATGAAGAACGGGTGCTGGCGTGCCAGGCGACGTGTGTGCTGGTCGCGCTCGATGACAACAATCGCCCGGTCGCTGTGCCGCCGCTCACGGAGACAATGTCGTGA
- a CDS encoding cobalamin-binding protein, giving the protein MRIVSLLPSATEIVCALGLADMLAGVSHECDYPPDVVADLPRVTSSAIPHGLTSAEIDRVVSARLARGESLYLLDESLLAELQPDLVITQELCDVCAVSFADVCSLAARLPGNPRIVSLAPPNLDGIFNDVLTIAEAVGMPERGRRLNERLRQRLDRVRRTVAGQPRPGVVALEWLDPPFVGGHWVPEMIDLAGGRDLLGRAGERSFRVRWEDVIGAQPDVILLIPCGYSAEAAQQEWDALPRPPGWFDIPAARAGRVYALDANGYCSRPAPRVVEGIEHLARLLHPTCFVQEGDER; this is encoded by the coding sequence ATGCGCATTGTATCGCTTCTTCCTTCCGCAACGGAAATTGTCTGCGCTCTGGGGCTGGCGGATATGCTGGCAGGCGTGTCACACGAATGCGATTACCCGCCTGATGTTGTTGCCGATCTGCCACGGGTGACGTCTTCCGCCATTCCGCACGGGTTGACAAGCGCCGAGATTGATCGGGTGGTCAGCGCGCGACTGGCGCGCGGCGAGAGTCTCTACCTGCTCGACGAATCACTCCTCGCCGAATTACAGCCCGACCTGGTGATAACGCAGGAGTTGTGTGATGTGTGCGCCGTCTCGTTTGCCGATGTCTGCTCGCTGGCGGCGCGGCTGCCGGGCAACCCGCGCATCGTTTCGCTGGCGCCGCCGAACCTGGATGGCATCTTCAACGATGTGTTGACGATTGCTGAGGCGGTTGGGATGCCGGAGCGCGGCAGGCGTCTCAATGAGCGCCTGCGTCAGCGACTGGATCGCGTTCGCCGCACTGTCGCCGGTCAACCACGTCCCGGTGTGGTGGCGCTGGAGTGGCTCGACCCGCCGTTTGTCGGCGGGCACTGGGTGCCGGAGATGATCGATCTGGCGGGAGGGCGCGATCTGCTGGGCCGCGCCGGGGAACGTTCGTTTCGGGTGCGCTGGGAGGATGTGATCGGTGCGCAACCCGACGTCATCCTGCTCATTCCCTGCGGTTACTCCGCCGAAGCCGCGCAACAGGAGTGGGATGCGCTGCCGCGTCCGCCGGGCTGGTTCGACATCCCCGCAGCGCGCGCCGGTCGGGTGTACGCGCTGGACGCGAATGGTTACTGCTCACGTCCGGCGCCGCGTGTGGTGGAAGGGATCGAACATCTGGCGCGCCTGCTGCATCCGACGTGTTTTGTGCAGGAAGGAGATGAGCGATGA
- a CDS encoding DnaJ C-terminal domain-containing protein codes for MDFKDYYAVLGVSPDADEQTIKKAYRKLARQYHPDVNPGDRQAEERFKEINEAYEALSDPERRRKYDQLREQYQRWQQRGGVGEFDWGPWQTAPGQTVYTYTVSPEDLEDLFGSESPFSDFFGSIFGQPRTAAPRGPQRGRDIEFPVDISLEEAFHGTTRSLQVGNRRIEAKIPVGARTGTRVRLAGQGRPGIAGGPPGDLYLLINVLPHAQFERDGDDLTTTVPLDCFTAIAGGEVRVPTIDGSVMLKIPPRTQADQVFRLRGKGMPRLERPSERGDLFVRVKLVLPDTLSDADVETIRSLVRERGGKKKG; via the coding sequence ATGGATTTCAAAGATTACTACGCTGTGCTCGGCGTTTCTCCCGATGCCGACGAACAGACCATCAAGAAGGCATACCGTAAACTCGCGCGTCAGTACCATCCCGACGTCAATCCTGGCGACCGGCAGGCGGAAGAGCGTTTCAAAGAGATCAACGAAGCCTACGAAGCGCTCAGCGATCCGGAACGTCGCCGCAAATACGACCAGTTGCGCGAGCAGTACCAGCGCTGGCAGCAGCGTGGCGGCGTCGGCGAGTTCGACTGGGGTCCATGGCAGACCGCCCCCGGTCAGACGGTGTATACCTACACAGTATCGCCGGAGGACCTGGAAGATCTCTTCGGAAGCGAAAGTCCGTTTTCGGACTTTTTCGGCTCGATCTTCGGTCAACCGCGCACGGCGGCGCCGCGAGGTCCGCAACGGGGACGCGACATCGAGTTCCCGGTCGATATTTCGCTCGAAGAGGCGTTTCACGGCACAACGCGCTCGCTCCAGGTCGGGAATCGACGCATCGAGGCGAAAATCCCGGTTGGCGCTCGCACCGGCACCCGGGTGCGCCTTGCAGGTCAGGGACGACCCGGTATTGCTGGCGGACCGCCCGGTGATCTCTATTTGCTGATCAACGTCCTGCCCCATGCGCAGTTTGAGCGCGATGGCGACGATCTGACAACCACCGTGCCGCTGGATTGCTTTACTGCGATTGCTGGCGGCGAGGTGCGCGTTCCGACGATCGATGGATCGGTGATGCTCAAGATACCGCCGCGAACGCAGGCGGATCAGGTGTTCCGCCTGCGCGGAAAGGGGATGCCGCGCCTCGAACGTCCCTCTGAGCGCGGCGACCTGTTCGTGCGGGTAAAACTGGTGCTGCCCGACACACTCAGCGATGCTGATGTCGAGACTATTCGCTCTCTTGTGCGAGAACGGGGTGGCAAAAAAAAAGGGTGA
- a CDS encoding chaperone modulator CbpM: MLIRRINPETLAAQTGLPVEVIQELIDLGLIGTLPEPTETDLRELRRVRRLIDTLGLSHEAVDVILQMRRRLVALQNEVAQLRMELSERHRVERTSVWIEAEWVETRE; this comes from the coding sequence ATGCTGATCCGCCGTATCAATCCTGAGACGCTGGCAGCACAGACAGGTCTGCCGGTTGAGGTGATTCAGGAACTGATCGATCTGGGGCTGATCGGGACACTACCGGAACCAACCGAAACCGACCTGCGCGAGTTGCGACGGGTGCGTCGCCTGATCGACACGCTCGGTCTCTCCCACGAGGCTGTCGATGTCATCCTCCAGATGCGCCGTCGCCTGGTCGCTCTGCAAAACGAAGTCGCGCAACTCAGGATGGAACTGTCGGAACGCCATCGTGTCGAGCGCACATCCGTCTGGATCGAAGCAGAGTGGGTCGAGACGCGGGAATGA
- a CDS encoding rhomboid family intramembrane serine protease, whose protein sequence is MIPLYDTIHSRSFPFVNWMLIIANVAFFLIEVALGTDAEWLVATFGVVPARLLANPGPDQIATLFSSMFLHGGWSHLLSNMLALFIFGDNVEDRMGGGRYLTFYIICGLIAALTHVFFNPDSRIPTIGASGAISGVLGAYLVLYPTARVITLIPIFFLPWFVEIPAVIYLGVWFLSQLLNGTLAIIIGAQGFGGVAWWAHAGGFVAGIVLVGLFIQRRYQRRVYADEYWPW, encoded by the coding sequence ATGATCCCTCTCTATGACACTATTCATTCGCGCTCGTTTCCGTTTGTCAACTGGATGCTCATCATCGCAAATGTTGCATTCTTCCTGATCGAAGTTGCGCTCGGAACGGACGCCGAATGGCTGGTTGCAACGTTCGGCGTTGTGCCAGCGCGTCTGCTGGCGAATCCAGGACCCGACCAGATTGCGACCCTCTTCTCATCAATGTTTCTCCATGGGGGATGGTCGCATCTGCTGAGCAATATGCTGGCGCTCTTCATCTTTGGCGACAATGTTGAGGATCGGATGGGTGGCGGGCGCTATCTCACATTCTATATCATCTGCGGGTTGATCGCCGCCCTGACCCACGTCTTTTTCAATCCGGATTCGCGCATTCCGACCATCGGCGCGAGTGGCGCTATCAGCGGAGTGCTCGGCGCATACCTGGTTCTCTACCCTACAGCGCGGGTAATCACCCTGATCCCGATCTTCTTCCTGCCGTGGTTTGTGGAAATTCCCGCAGTTATCTACCTGGGCGTCTGGTTCCTTTCCCAGTTGCTGAATGGAACACTGGCGATCATCATTGGCGCGCAGGGGTTTGGCGGTGTGGCATGGTGGGCGCATGCCGGCGGGTTCGTCGCCGGTATTGTGCTTGTCGGGCTGTTCATTCAGCGTCGCTACCAGCGACGAGTCTATGCAGACGAGTACTGGCCCTGGTGA